A region of the Meleagris gallopavo isolate NT-WF06-2002-E0010 breed Aviagen turkey brand Nicholas breeding stock unplaced genomic scaffold, Turkey_5.1 ChrUn_random_7180001937405, whole genome shotgun sequence genome:
TGCCTTGGGGACAGCAGATGTGGCACAATGTGAGGTGACAACAGTGCCACCAGGCATGGCCTGGTCCCTAGGGTGACACGGGGACAGCAGATATGGCACAATGTGAGGTGACACAGTGCTACCAAGCATGGCCTGGTCCCTagggtgacatggggacagcagaCGTGGCACGAAGTGACACGGTGCCACCAAGCATGGCTGAGTGCCCCAGGGTGCCTTGGGGACAGCAGATGTGGCACAAGGGGAGGTGACAACAGTGCCACCAAAATGACTGAGTGCCCcagggtgacatggggacagcagccGTGGCGCAGTGCCACCAGGCACGGCCCGATGCAAGGCACCACGGTGCCACCAGGCAGAGCCCAACCCACTCCCCGGTGACACAGTGCCACCGAGTGTCCCCAGATGAGGGGGGACAGCGGGGACAGCGGGGACAGCGCTCACCCACGAACTCGAGGCCGCACGCCACGTTGCTGCCCAGCATGGCCACCTGCTCCCTGGCAATCTGACTCCAGCACGCATCGTTGCCCACCAGAGCGATGACAGGAGTCTGCGGGGACAAAACACGGCGTCACCACGGCCCCCGGTGACACCGCCACGATGGGGAC
Encoded here:
- the LOC109364920 gene encoding uncharacterized protein LOC109364920, translating into MRAGVRLPGSRWPCWAATWRAASSSWVSAVPAVPAVPPHLGTLGGTVSPGSGLGSAWWHRGALHRAVPGGTAPRLLSPCHPGALSHFGGTVVTSPCATSAVPKAPWGTQPCLVAPCHFVPRLLSPCHPRDQAMLGSTVSPHIVPYLLSPCHPRDQAMPGGTVVTSHCATSAVPKAPWGTEPCLVALCHLTLCHVCCPHVTLGHSAILVAPCHLTSCHACCPHVTLRTRPCLVAPCHLTLCHACCPHVTLRTRPCLVALCHLTLCHACCPHVPLVQAVPGDAATSGGFPSPHPHLRGHPTPTHIPQPPAPLCIE